The following coding sequences lie in one Eschrichtius robustus isolate mEscRob2 chromosome 10, mEscRob2.pri, whole genome shotgun sequence genomic window:
- the SLC2A6 gene encoding solute carrier family 2, facilitated glucose transporter member 6, with protein MQEPLLGAEAPDYDTFPEKPPPSPGERTRVGALQNKRVFLATFAAVLGNFSFGYALVYTSPVIPALEHSLDPNLSLTKTQASWFGSVFTLGAAAGGLSAMVLNDLLGRKLSIMFSAVPSAAGYALMAGAHGLWMLLLGRTLTGFAGGLTAACIPVYVSEIAPAGVRGALGATPQLMAVFGSLSLYALGLLLPWRWLAVAGEGPVLVMIVLLSFMPNSPRFLLSRGRDSEALQALAWLRGADADIRWEFEQIQNNVRRQSSHLSWAEARDPHMYRPIVIALLMRFLQQLTGITPILVYLQSIFDSTAVLLPPEDDAAIVGAVRLLSVLIAALTMDLAGRKALLFVSAASMFAANLTLGLYVHFGPKPPTPNGTMGLESVPLAGTEQPLATPTSYLTLVPLLATMLFIMGYAMGWGPITWLLMSEILPLRARGVASGLCVLVSWLTAFALTKSFLLVVNAFGLQVPFFFFAAVCSVNLAFTGCCVPETKGRSLEQIEAFFRSGRRSFLR; from the exons ATGCAGGAGCCGCTGCTGGGAGCCGAGGCCCCGGACTATGACACCTTCCCCGAGAAGCCACCCCCGTCACCAGGGGAGAGGACGCGGGTCGG GGCCCTGCAGAACAAGAGGGTGTTCCTAGCTACCTTCGCTGCTGTGCTGGGCAATTTCAGCTTCGGGTATGCCCTGGTCTACacgtcccctgtcatcccagcccTGGAGCACTCCTTGGATCCAAACCTGAGTCTGACCAAAACCCAGGCATCCTGGTTCGGG TCCGTGTTCACCTTGGGTGCGGCGGCCGGGGGCCTCAGTGCCATGGTGCTCAACGACCTCCTGGGCCGGAAGCTCAGCATCATGTTCTCGGCTGTACCCTCGGCAGCGGGCTATGCGCTCATGGCGGGTGCCCACGGCCTCTGGATGTTGCTCCTGGGCAGGACGCTGACGGGCTTCGCTGGGGGACTCACAGCTGCCTGCATCCCG GTGTACGTGTCTGAGATCGCTCCCGCAGGCGTCCGCGGGGCCCTGGGCGCCACACCGCAGCTCATGGCAGTGTTCGGATCGCTGTCCCTCTACGCCCTGG GCCTGCTGCTGCCGTGGCGCTGGCTGGCCGTGGCCGGGGAGGGGCCTGTGCTCGTCATGATCGTGCTGCTCAGCTTCATGCCCAACTCACCTCGCTTCCTGCTCTCGAGGGGCAGGGACTCGGAGGCGCTGCAGGCACTGGCCTGGCTGCGAGGGGCTGACGCTGACATCCGCTGGGAGTTCGAGCAGATCCAGAACAACGTCCGGAGACAG AGCAGCCACCTGTCGTGGGCCGAGGCCCGGGACCCCCACATGTACCGCCCCATCGTCATCGCCTTGCTGATGCGCTTCCTGCAGCAACTGACGGGCATTACGCCCATCCTCGTCTACCTGCAGTCCATCTTCGACAGCACCGCCGTCCTGCTG CCCCCTGAGGATGACGCAGCCATCGTGGGAGCTGTGCGGCTCCTGTCCGTGCTGATCGCCGCCCTCACCATGGACCTGGCCGGCCGCAAGGCTCTGCTCTTCGTCTCAG CGGCCAGCATGTTTGCTGCCAACCTGACACTGGGGCTGTACGTCCATTTCGGTCCAAAGCCTCCGACCCCCAACGGCACCATGGGCCTGGAGAGTGTGCCCCTGGCGGGCACAGAGCAGCCCCTGGCCACGCCCACCAGCTACCTCaccctggtgcccctgctggcCACCATGCTCTTCATCATGG GTTACGCCATGGGCTGGGGGCCCATCACCTGGCTCCTCATGTCCGAGATCCTGCCCCTGCGGGCCCGCGGCGTGGCCTCGGGGCTCTGCGTGCTGGTCAGCTGGCTCACCGCCTTTGCCCTCACCAAGTCCTTCCTGCTGGTGGTG AACGCCTTCGGCCTGCAGgtgcctttcttcttctttgccGCCGTGTGTTCCGTGAACCTGGCCTTCACCGGCTGCTGTGTGCCCGAGACCAAGGGCCGGTCGCTGGAGCAGATCGAGGCCTTCTTCCGCAGCGGGAGGAGGTCCTTCCTACGCTAG
- the CACFD1 gene encoding calcium channel flower homolog translates to MSGAGGAAVASVSSAPPAQEEGMTWWYRWLCRLSGVLGAVSCAISGLFNCVTIHPLNIAAGVWMIMNAFVLLLCEAPFCCHFVEFANTVAAKVDRLRSWQKAVFYCGMAVVPIVISLTLTTLLGNAIAFATGVLYGLSALGKKGDAISYARIQQQKQQADEEKLTATLEGEL, encoded by the exons ATGAGCGGTGCGGGCGGAGCGGCGGTGGCGTCCGTGAGCTCGGCGCCGCCCGCGCAGGAGGAGGGCATGACATGGTGGTACCGCTGGCTGTGTCGCCTGTCGGGGGTGTTAGGGGCCGTCT CTTGCGCCATCTCCGGCCTCTTCAACTGCGTCACCATCCACCCTCTGAACATCGCGGCCGGCGTGTGGATGAT CATGAACGCGTTCGTCCTACTGCTGTGTGAGGCGCCCTTCTGCTGCCACTTCGTTGAGTTTGCGAACACGGTGGCGGCGAAGGTGGACCGGCTGCGCTCCTGGCAGAAGGCCGTCTTCTACTGCGG GATGGCCGTCGTTCCCATCGTCATCAGCCTGACCCTGACCACACTGCTGGGCAACGCCATCGCCTTCGCCACCGGAGTGCTGTACGGACTGTCTGCTCTGGGCAAGAA GGGCGACGCGATCTCCTACGCCAGGAtccagcagcagaagcagcaggcAGACGAGGAGAAGCTCACGGCCACCCTGGAGGGGGAGCTGTGA